The genomic stretch GAAGGTGAGTAAAAAGGCTTCTCTTTCATGGGAAGAGGCGGTGGAGGAAGCCCTGTGTTTTGGCTGGATAGACGGAAAAAGAAAATCCATCAGTAATGAAAGTTACCGGCAGTTTTTTTGCAAAAGGAAAGCTACCAGCACTTGGTCCCGAATCAACAAGGAAAAAGTCAAGCAGTTAATGGATCAGGGACGTATGCGGAAGGCCGGGGTAGAGGCTATCGAAACGGCCAAGCGAAATGGAGCATGGAGCATGTTAGATGAAGTAGAAGCATTGGTCATTCCCGAAGATCTTCAAGTTGCCTTTTCACACTATCCAGGATCGAAAGTGACTTTTTCAGAATGGAGTAAATCCACCAAAAAAATGGCATTGCATTGGATTGTCATGGCCAAACGACCAGAGACCCGTCAGAGACGCATTGACAAGGTCGTGGCCATGGCGAATAGGAAAGAGCGGCCAAAGGTCTTTAAATAATAATTGGTATAGATTATCCATACTGGTAAAATGCTTCAGATCCTTTTAACCATCGTTTACAGCGGATGGCTAAAATCTTTTACCTGAATGTCAAAGAACATAATTTTCGGGTTTTGTACTTCCCTTTTGCTCCCCTATGTACCATTCCTTTCAAGCGATTTGGAGAAGCGGCAGAGTCCTTTCTTGCTTAGCCTTCAGTCTCTTATGTCCACGGAACTGAACTGACTGTGGATACGGGTTTTTTGGTGATCAGGCAATTGGGCTGAGCAATAAGTGATGGTTAAAAAATAGACAAGCCAAAAAAAGCCCCTAGAGCAAAACAGCGCTCTGGGGGCATAGGTTTAATAGGCGGTTTTAATGCAATATGGAATTAAGGGATTGCAAATCCCCAATACTTTTGGTTAGGCAGCGTAAATGCCGAATAGCGAAAATTTACTTTGTCATAACCTGAAAAAACTTGTCACACGTAATTCAGAGATATGACGAGGGCCGTGCCCTGGCATTTCGAAAAGTAAACTCAAAGCTAATCGTACCGGGGCACAGCCCTCGGTACAACTGCCTCAAATCTCATGTCTGAAATCTTATTCCTCACCTTAGGGATTGCTCGTAAAGTCCAGTTTTTTAAGCCCTTCCTGGATTTCTGGAGCGCCCATAAAGAGTTCCCATCCGAGTCCAGAACGGTGGTTTTCGATCATTGCCACGATAGGGCCTTGATCGATGGCCAGGTATCTTTTTGGATAATAACCAGCTTCAGGGCTTAATGCATCATAGAAACCATAGCGACCAA from Echinicola soli encodes the following:
- a CDS encoding YdeI/OmpD-associated family protein, whose translation is MKEASIATFCPSGRKDWRQWLEDNHQIQDAVWLVQYKKVSKKASLSWEEAVEEALCFGWIDGKRKSISNESYRQFFCKRKATSTWSRINKEKVKQLMDQGRMRKAGVEAIETAKRNGAWSMLDEVEALVIPEDLQVAFSHYPGSKVTFSEWSKSTKKMALHWIVMAKRPETRQRRIDKVVAMANRKERPKVFK